The genomic segment TCGTCAAACTGTTGCTACGGATTGTAATGTGTTTCAGAAAATAACAATGACAGAGACTCAAATGTTCAATGAGAGGAAGTTTAGAGATGAGATGTTCCAAAAAATTGTCATCAATATTGTCGCAAGCAGTGTTTATCGATAGATTCCGGAGTGAGCTGAAATGAGTGATATCAATAATAATCTTGTCATGTAAAGCTCCCCTGACTTGAAAAGATTGAAGATTTGTTGCATCCACTCGTAGATTTTCACGACTATATCCATAAATTTCCAAAAACTTGAGACTCGAACTGGAAATACAAGTATTTGACAACTGTAAACTCTTCAATACAAACTCCTCAAGTACAGGAGAACCGAGTAACATCTTGGCTAATAGATCGTCCTCATTCAAACCATGTACATGAACTAACCATAAACATTTCAAACGCGGAAGATTTGGTGAAAAATCAGAAAATGGATCGTTGTCTAAGCAAAAAGAATTACCTGATTTCAACTTGAGAAGAGTTAAAGATTTTCCGGTGAAAATGTAGAGGGGTATCATGATCATATGGGATATATTCGCAGCAGGGGATTCGCTGAGATCAAACTCCACAACATTATCCCAAATAAATGTTGATCGCATCACCCTCGTTAGTACGGCTGTCTGAATCTTGGGATACTGCAGCTGAAACTTATATTGAGTATGGATTGAATGATCGTTAttgtggcggtggcggtggcggcgTCTCAAGCACTCTAGCATGAAAATTTCGAAGGCTCTCGGAGTAGAAAAGCCGAGGGAGTCGCAGAATTGCATAGTGGGGATCTCATCGGAGTACCACATGCGTTTCCACCGCCTTGAGAGTACACTCATCCGAACCACATCCACCGCCGGAACTGAGGACAGGATTTGATGAATCAGAACTTCTGGTAAATTCGAGATTCGATCAATAGTTTCATCATCgccattttcattcattttcactCTCTCTACTTCTACGTAACAAGAATTATAGAGAAATAgaatcagaaaaataaaaaataaatgaaaaagaacCAACCCAGATTAGGATTTTATGAGCTTACTTACTTACCTTAAAAATCAAAACTTAGTTAACAAGTAAAAAAAGTTTGTCAATTTCTGGGCCtgggcttgggcttgggcttgggcttcAGCCTCAATTTTTAGTTATATACAACATTTATGAAGAAACTACTATAataataataccacattataaaataattacagTATAGTACACAATACATaacccaaaacacaaaataattCTTTATAATCAACTACCACATATTATGCTACTTTCCAAAAAATTGAATCTGaatatatattgattttatagGCTGTAATTATATGGAATTAAATGAATTAATCAGTTAATTTTTTGAAATGCTGCCAACACTAAAAATGAATTCATGAATAATTTTCCATTCTCTCTCACATTATTAAATTCCTTCCTAATCCCTCAAAAAATCTCAAATCtccttttcattaaaaaaaaaaatccaaaatctTATCTTtgtcaaaaacaaaaacaaaaaaaaatttcatttattGTAACTTCCAAAGTTTATAGAGTAATACTAAATACATATTCAAATTGCACACAATTTTTAGACATACATATTAGTGATATATTATGTAAGTATTGTAGTACCCTACTAGTACTAATCATCTTTTGTTAATACTAGTGAGAATAGCACGTGCAAGACACATGCTGATTCTACATTAATAATTATGATGAAAATGTGTTACCACTTTTGTTAATTTTCATTTTCTTGTTCACTTTAGGAGCAACCTTTGTATGATCCTTTGTTTCTTGTAGAGATTTTGGACCTAGGCTAAGCAACTCAACTTCATAATAATAGACTGTACACATAAATAGGTAGAATTCACAAATTACTCCAATGTAATTTGTAAATGAGATATTTGCCGCAGAAATACCTAATATTTTACGCTTATTGCAGTTAAATgcctcattttttatttttacagcaaaaatactcaatgtacaatatatgttaaagataaacacctaatcttttttctttgcggcaaaaatacataaagtttttaaaatattacctcttaattttttatattttaaaaaatagatctATTTTACTAAATGAAAAGTAAAATTTACGGaacaaattagaaaaaaaataaaacacttGTTTTTTCTATAATTCTTTAAACTTTGGTTACTATATAATTGCTCAAATTGAAATTTTGGGAAAAAAACTATAATTAGTACAATTAAGAGTCTAATAGTgtcaaatacttttttttttcaatggcaAAAGGTAAACAAGTTACAAAAGAGTAGTATAATGCCTAAGAAGAAAAAATGATATATATCTTTCAAATTACATTACCATAGTATATTGATTCCAATTGAAATGAAATCTTTAGAGTGAATTAGTGAAATTTAGGAATTAAATCCTGAATTTTTTAATAAAgagagacaaaaaaaaaattatgataatgaaaataaagttaaaaaatttGTCATTTTGCTAGATGGTGTGATGACTTGGTTGGTAGTAGAGCATTTAGAAATGGTTTAACTAGAGCATTTTTTTTGAACTCATATGTATTATTTATAATACAAAACCAAATAGATTATTCATAACCAAACAAGAAGTAGACCACACTACACTACTTGATTTTCACAAGTGTCTACAAATTATCTCAAAAATCAGAATCTGATCTCATGGTATATTCTCCTACTAGCAGAGAGAAAGATGATGCCTTGTCCTCTAGCAATCTTTCTGGAGAGCCATATTCCTCAACAAGTCCTGTGTGAACAAATTGAAAGAGTAAAGATATAGAGTATGAAAATCAAGGAGGTAAAGCAGTTAGTGATTAGTATTGCCATTGAATGGCCATGTAATTACCATGACTAAGAAGTAGAACCATGTCACTGTCAAGAACAGAAGTTATTCGATGTGCGATTGTGATGACCGTGCAATCAGAGAAGTGTTGTCGAAGTGTTTGCTGTATTAGATTGTCTGTTGCAGTGTCGACGGATGCTGTAGCTTCATCGAGCACAAGTACCTTACTTTTCTTGAGTAGAACTCGGCCTAGGCAAACCAGCTGCCTCTGTCCCATACTCCAATTCTCTCCATTCTCAGTAACTGCAACCAACAGCCACATCAACATAATAATATAAGAATATGTTGACATTATGTTTTAAGATTCATGAAAACAAACTGATAGGAATTTCTTCTCTATCAAAGACGAACTCTAGAATAAAACTGGTTTTCTTCTCTTATTGCAATGAAACACACAAAGTATAAGTATGGTTCCAAGCTTTCAAGAGGCTTGGTCTCTCCCAAATTACAAACCAATCAGATAGACTACTTATAGATTAGGTAGTTAGTCCAATTAAAGTATGTCTATCACAAACCTGTAGAATCAAGcatctcttccttctttctcACTTCATCTCCAAGTTGGCACTTATCTAGAACCTAAAACATGTAACAGAGACATTAAACATAATGTAACAGCAGGAAGTTTCTGACCATAATGAAGTGAcccaaaacaaaaaacaaaaaacaccCCACCTCCCATATTTTTTCATCTGTGTACTCTTCAAGTGGATCCAAGTTGCTTCTTACAGTCCCTTCAAACATGGTAGGATCCTGAGGtataatgctcagccttgacctcaAGTCATGCAGTCCAATGGAAGATATGTTGACGCCATCTATCACAATTTGACCAGCAGCCGGGTCAACAATTCGAAAAAGTGTCTGTATGAGAGTTGATTTTCCACTGCCTGTTCTTCCTACAATGCCTGTTTTGAGTCCTCCGCGAAAAGTGCATGATAGACCTCGCAACACAAGTGGCATGTGGGGGGCATACCGAACCTACAATATGCCCATCAAGATCAAAAAAATGTTAAGTCATACAAATGAGGAACTCTGGATAAAGTTGAATGATAGTTTATTGTAGTAACAAGTAGAATACTGGTGCATACTTGTAGATCACAAATATTGACTTCTCCATGTGATGGCCATGAAGGATCAGGCCGATTTGATTCTATTACAAGAGAAGGCTCACTTGGGATGCTTGTGTATTGAAGTATTCTCTCAACTGATATTATTTTGTTCTCCATTTGGCAAAGATGCCATATAACCCAAGCTTGTAATATATTCAGATTAAGTCCATATGTGACAGCTAACCCCGCGATACCTTTTACATGACAAAAAATGAAAAATGGAAAACTCAGTCTCATACACTTTCTATTGGAAAGAGAATTGAAAAGCTTGACTCGCATCCATATGAAAATACTTGCCTGGATCAATAGCTCCCTCGGGAACAGATATCAATACAACCAAAGAGAAAGTGAAAGTAATAGCAGACAACATATCCAAGCGAAATGATAGCCATTCCATTGCACCAGCCATACTGAATTTAGGCCGGGaatatccatccatcaatttCATGTTTGTGTCCTGGAATCTTGATTCTTGATTGAAACTCCTTATGGTTGTCAACCCAGAAATTGTTTCTGCAAAATGTTGAATCACTGGAGCCTTGCAAACTCCAACTAATCGTGCCAATTCTCGCGCTGTAGGTATGTAGTATTGCTGCATAATTATAAGCTACTTAGATACTTGTACTTTATCAAGAATGTCAGGGAAAAATCTTTCTTGCTTCATTAGTAAAAAATACAAGGACATGATAATATCTTCGAAAGTCAA from the Humulus lupulus chromosome X, drHumLupu1.1, whole genome shotgun sequence genome contains:
- the LOC133804384 gene encoding FBD-associated F-box protein At5g27750-like isoform X1; this encodes MNENGDDETIDRISNLPEVLIHQILSSVPAVDVVRMSVLSRRWKRMWYSDEIPTMQFCDSLGFSTPRAFEIFMLECLRRRHRHRHNNDHSIHTQYKFQLQYPKIQTAVLTRVMRSTFIWDNVVEFDLSESPAANISHMIMIPLYIFTGKSLTLLKLKSGNSFCLDNDPFSDFSPNLPRLKCLWLVHVHGLNEDDLLAKMLLGSPVLEEFVLKSLQLSNTCISSSSLKFLEIYGYSRENLRVDATNLQSFQVRGALHDKIIIDITHFSSLRNLSINTACDNIDDNFLEHLISKLPLIEHLSLCHCYFLKHITIRSNSLTSFAFGKVHSAEVRATMETPNLLSFSYKGDLEFGMTIISPPNDQLNGTFVISGTLPNDQLILGTSMVHFLISINCPWKILSLEAQSEQVFLFPEEFKRRSHRPLTNLKHLKIKTFERLEDESKLKDSLYWVSPHLETLLIEEGTESELMLF
- the LOC133804384 gene encoding FBD-associated F-box protein At5g27750-like isoform X2 — encoded protein: MNENGDDETIDRISNLPEVLIHQILSSVPAVDVVRMSVLSRRWKRMWYSDEIPTMQFCDSLGFSTPRAFEIFMLECLRRRHRHRHNNDHSIHTQYKFQLQYPKIQTAVLTRVMRSTFIWDNVVEFDLSESPAANISHMIMIPLYIFTGKSLTLLKLKSVHVHGLNEDDLLAKMLLGSPVLEEFVLKSLQLSNTCISSSSLKFLEIYGYSRENLRVDATNLQSFQVRGALHDKIIIDITHFSSLRNLSINTACDNIDDNFLEHLISKLPLIEHLSLCHCYFLKHITIRSNSLTSFAFGKVHSAEVRATMETPNLLSFSYKGDLEFGMTIISPPNDQLNGTFVISGTLPNDQLILGTSMVHFLISINCPWKILSLEAQSEQVFLFPEEFKRRSHRPLTNLKHLKIKTFERLEDESKLKDSLYWVSPHLETLLIEEGTESELMLF